A genome region from Schistocerca nitens isolate TAMUIC-IGC-003100 chromosome 4, iqSchNite1.1, whole genome shotgun sequence includes the following:
- the LOC126253514 gene encoding death-associated inhibitor of apoptosis 1-like — translation MAPDVVRVIPQEERSGPPPPNNVKPPATHQAPLTAAANTTTTDRNRYSLESERLKTFANWPVPFIEKRELASAGFVYKYRDVVQCIYCGVEIGEWEEGDEPIVEHERWAPLCPFIRNRTVNGSTTEQNAVPRTISYDTCGLYGTEIRPNSSPEPTPSCSSTESPPTLDKLGIHTNTGPVWPKYSTQEARLASFDGWPLAIKQRPDKLSEAGFFYTGKGDQTVCFHCGGGLKDWEEADDPWVEHALWFSKCLFVILVKGKDFVDNICQNKDAIITAKEATNIKLPPNLQEAVKVVNPEAASAASSEQHLPVLNTEREIDDPRICKICFQEEMGVLFLPCGHIVACVKCAPSLSSCAVCRKPVSATVRAFLS, via the coding sequence ATGGCTCCTGATGTTGTCAGAGTAATTCCTCAAGAAGAAAGAAGCGGGCCGCCTCCCCCCAACAACGTCAAACCACCGGCTACACATCAAGCTCCACTGACGGCTGCGGCAAATACGACGACAACGGATCGAAATAGGTACAGTTTGGAATCTGAGAGGCTGAAAACGTTCGCAAACTGGCCCGTGCCTTTTATTGAAAAAAGGGAGCTAGCGTCTGCTGGCTTCGTTTATAAATACAGGGACGTTGTGCAGTGTATATATTGCGGTGTGGAGATTGGTGAATGGGAAGAAGGTGACGAACCCATCGTTGAACATGAACGGTGGGCGCCATTATGCCCATTCATAAGGAACAGGACAGTTAACGGGTCGACTACGGAGCAAAATGCCGTGCCTCGAACTATTTCGTACGACACTTGTGGTCTGTACGGAACAGAAATTCGTCCAAATTCATCTCCAGAACCGACTCCATCATGCAGTTCAACTGAAAGTCCGCCGACCCTGGATAAGCTGGGCATCCACACAAACACGGGACCAGTTTGGCCTAAATACAGCACCCAGGAGGCGAGGTTAGCGTCGTTCGATGGCTGGCCGTTGGCTATTAAGCAGCGACCGGACAAACTCAGCGAAGCTGGATTCTTTTACACGGGTAAAGGAGACCAAACAGTGTGTTTCCATTGTGGCGGAGGCCTAAAGGATTGGGAAGAAGCGGACGATCCGTGGGTTGAACATGCTTTGTGGTTTTCTAAGTGTTTATTTGTGATACTTGTGAAGGGCAAAGACTTCGTGGATAATATCTGCCAAAACAAAGACGCAATAATCACTGCGAAGGAGGCAACTAATATTAAACTTCCTCCAAATCTTCAGGAAGCTGTCAAGGTTGTTAATCCGGAGGCAGCCAGTGCGGCATCGTCTGAACAGCATCTGCCAGTTTTAAATACTGAGAGGGAGATAGACGACCCTCGTATTTGTAAAATTTGCTTCCAGGAAGAGATGGGAGTACTTTTTCTGCCATGCGGACACATTGTTGCTTGTGTTAAGTGTGCACCATCCCTTTCCTCTTGTGCTGTATGTCGGAAGCCAGTTTCAGCTACAGTAAGAGCATTCCTGTCATAA